The following proteins are co-located in the Solanum pennellii chromosome 1, SPENNV200 genome:
- the LOC107016145 gene encoding uncharacterized protein LOC107016145, protein MSTSYSMWSVILAPYNLPPWKCFKDPFMIMSLLIPGSQAPGKDIDVYLRPLIDELKELWSDGVETFDSSTGKCFKMHAAVLRTINDFPAYGNLSGWSTKGYMACPTCNKDASSQKIRSKICYMGHHRYLDPSHSWRRSKKFDENIKKNC, encoded by the exons ATGAGCACATCATATAGCATGTGGTCTGTCATTCTTGCTCCTTATAATCTACCTCCTTGGAAATGTTTTAAGGACCCATTTATGATAATGTCATTGCTTATTCCTGGTTCTCAAGCACCAGGAAAAgatattgatgtttatttgCGTCCTTTGATTGATGAGCTGAAAGAGTTATGGAGTGATGGTGTAGAGACATTTGATTCATCAACTGGAAAGTGCTTTAAGATGCATGCGGCTGTTTTACGGACCATAAATGACTTTCCAGCTTATG gTAATCTTTCTGGATGGAGCACAAAGGGATACATGGCATGTCCTACTTGCAATAAGGATGCATCTTCACAAAAGATAAGAAGTAAAATTTGTTACATGGGTCATCATCGGTATCTTGACCCTAGTCACTCATGGAGACGAAGCAAGAAATTTGATG AGAAcataaagaagaattgttga